The following is a genomic window from Geobacillus subterraneus.
CTGAAATTAGCGAGCTGGCGCAAAAAAGCTTTAAAACGATCGTGCAAAAGCCGGTCAACGACGATCAAGTCATCCATGGCACAAGCTTTTATCTAGTCGGCCCGGACGGCAAGGTCGTCCAAACGTACAACGGTGTGCAAGATGTGCCGTACGACACGATTTTAGAGCATATTGAGATTTTGCAATCGTCGCGATAAGGCAAAAACGGCCGCAACCGTTTTGCCTTCTTTTCGTCTTTTCCCCTGTTGCGTCAAAAGGCAGGTGTCAAACATGAAACGATGGGGATGGCTAATCGCGGTGGGTTTGTTTCTTGCCGGCTGCACCGCTTTTTCAACCGGCGGGAAGCCGGAGCGTCCGCATGAAGCCGCTGTCACACCGTCAGAGGCCAAGCCGCTGCCAAAAGACATTCATCTCGTCGCCTTAGGCGACTCGTTGACGGAAGGGGTTGGGGACGGTGAAGGAAAAGGGGGGTATGTCGGCCGCCTTGTCCCGCTCCTTGCGGCAGAAGATCGAGTGCGGACGGTAACGGTGGCGAATTTCGGCAAGCGCGGCCGGCGTCTCGCTGAACTCGAGCCCGTCGTTGCCGCCCATCAAGGGGAGATTGGGCGGGCGGATTTGATTTTGTTGACGATCGGCGGCAACGATGTAATGAATGTCGTCCGCTCGCATTTTTTTGACTTGTCATATGAGCGGTTTGCCAAAGAGAGCAAGGCGTTTGCTGACCGGCTCGACCATCTGTTGATTTCACTGCGCATCGCCAACCCGGATGCGGTCATCGTGCTTGTCGGCTTATACAATCCGTTTTCAACGACGCTGCCGAACATTCCAGAAATCGATGACGTCATTGCCGATTGGAACAAGACAAGCGCGGCGGTGCTTTCCCGTTACGACCGGACGATCTTCGTTGATATTCAAGATATCTTCGCCGATCGTGATGAGCTGCTCCACCGCGATGAATTTCATCCGAACGCCGCGGGGTATGAACAGATTGCTGTGCGCGTGTACTACGCGTTGAACGAGCGAAAAGCGTGGTGGGTGAACTGATGGAAGAAAAACAGGTGAGAATAAGGAGCATGTCGTAATGAATTGGAAACGAGCGTTTTGGCTATTAGCGGTCGTCAACGCCGCTATCCTCATTCTTGCAGTTGTTTGGCTGTTTCAGCCGTCTCCGCCGGTCAAACGGCCGGTGCGCCCGCACGTAGAAGGGGCCTCATTTACCGTGTACTCGAAAAAAGCGCATTTGAACGCCGTCATTAATGATTATTTGGCGGAAAAAACGAAAGACCATCCGCTGCAATACAATGTTTGGCTTGCCGACCGCGTCTTCGTCTCGAGCGAAATCCCGATGTTCGGCCGCAATGTGGAGCTGGTCGTCTCGTTTATGCCCAAAGTAGTAAAGGGCGGGAATGTTGAGCTTATAGAACCGGCGATCTCGCTTGGCGATTGGAAACTGCCGGTGACGTACGTGCTTCGCTATTTGCAAAAGCACGCTCCATTACCGGATGAAGTGGTCATTGACCCAGAACGGGCCCGCGTCTATGTGGCGCTCGATGACATTCGCTTTGGCAACGGTTACCAAGTGGCGGCAAAAAAAATTGACCTAGCTGCTGACGAGATCGTGTTTACGTTAACGATTCCGACCCGGCAGCGATGACGTAAATGAGAGGCTGTTTCAAAAGGTTGCAGTCACCTTTTGAGACAGCCCCTTTTCCCCTTCAAGACAGGTTAGTCTATGCCGTTCGTTTTCGCATCGTTTTGAGAGAAGTCTTCCGCCTCAGGCGAAGCGGGCGGTTCATAAACGGCGCAGCCCTTTCGGGTAAAAGTTTTTCACCGTTCCTTTCACTTCTTTCCCCCAAGCGAACGGATGACCGTCGACGGCAACAAGCAGCCAGCCGCGGTCGCCGCCGGTCGGAAGCGTCTCCCCGCGCCAATATTGAGTGATTTCGCGGCTCGTGCTTGATAGATCAAGCACATGGTTCACTTCGTCTGTCTTCAGCGCCAAGGCGAGAGCGTGGTTCGGCTCAAACCGCTCTTTTTTCACCTCGCCAAGATGGAGGCCAGCGCGGATGACTTTCAGGCCTGACCAATCAGGGCATCGCTCCGGCAGCATGGCTAAATGAGAACCAAAAGAGACGATCGTTCCGTGCCGTTCTATTCGCAGCGCCGTCTGTTCGAATTGGCGGTACAGACGGACCGCCGCTTTTGGTGCGTTCGCCTTTCCCCATCGCCCGTTCCATAGCGGGGTCGGCCGCTGTTTTTGCAGTTTGGCGATAAAATGCCCTTCGCCTTTGATGCGGTGCGGCCAAAGGCGGACCGCATGTTCGAGCTCAGCCCGGTTTGTTTTCGTCCACTCGGGCCGCCCGGGCTCCATGCCGCCGGTTTTCGCAATCGGCATCATCCGCAAATCGTCATACGTCTCAAGCAGCCACTCGATGGTCTGCTCGTTTTCTTCCGGAGAGAACGTGCACGTTGAGTAGACGAGAATGCCTCCTTCTTTTAGCATCGCATAGGCGCTTTGCAAAATGCGCCGCTGCCGGGCGGCGCACTCTTCTACGTACGCCTGACTCCAAAACGAAGCCGCTTCTTCTTCTTTGCGAAACATCCCTTCGCCCGAGCACGGGGCGTCGACTAAAATTTTGTCAAAAAAGCCAGGGAACCGCTCAGCGAGCGCTTCCGGCGTCTCGTTGACAACCACCGTATTGGTCAAGCCGAGCCGTTCGACATTTTCCGCGAGTGCTTTGACCCGTTTCGGGTGAATTTCGTTGGCGACAAGGAGCCCTTTGTTTTCCATCATGGCGCCAAGCTGGGTCGTTTTCCCGCCGGGAGCGGCGCATAAGTCAAGCACCGTCTCCCCAGGCGCGGGACGGAGCGCTTCGGCGACCGCCATCGCGCTCGGTTCCTGAATGTAGTACAGTCCGGCCGCATGGTACGGATGTTTTCCCGGCTGCTCGTCCGGGCCGTAATAAAACCCGGTTGGGCAAAACGGCACCGGGGTGAGGGAAAATGGCGCCGTTTTCGCCCATGAATCCGGGTTGATTTTCAACGGATTGGCACGCAAGCCGTTGGCTTTTTCTTCTTTATAGACGGCCAAAAACTCGTCTGCCTCGTCTTGCAGCAACAGGTTCATTTTTTCCACAAATCGTTCCGGCAACATCGACACTGCTGGCTCCTTTCTGCATATGCCCCGCGCGGCTAGGCGGCACTAGGAGCGGCCACCCGGCCATTTGATTTTCGGTTCCGTTTTGTTCCAAATCCGTTTTATATTGGCGCGATGGCGGTAAACGATAAATGAGGCAAGCAGCCAGACGGCTGCCGTCAATGGAATATCATCCGTAAACAAAATAGTGTAAACGGCTGCGTACAGCGCCGTGGCCATCGATGAGAGCGAAACGTATCTCGAAAGGGCAAGGACAACAAGAAAAATAGCGATCAGCGTTAAAAAAAACAGCGGGGAATAAAATAGCACTACTCCGGCTGAGGTCGCCACCGCCTTGCCGCCGCGAAATTTGGCAAATACCGGATACATATGGCCGACCACAGCGACCGCTCCGGCCGCGAGCGGGTGAACAGGGACAGAAAAAAACATCGGCAAGCTCGCCGCCAACGTTCCTTTCAACATATCGCCCAAAATGACGATCGTTCCCGCTTTCGCCCCGAGCACGCGGAACGTGTTCGTTCCCCCAAGATTGCCGCTCCCGTGTTCGCGAATGTCGATCCCGTAGCCGACTTTCCCGACGAGGAGGGCAAATGGGATCGAACCGAGAAGATAAGCGATAAGCAAAATCAGTGCAGTCATTTCATTAAACACCCTTTACTGAACAAGTTTGTGCATGTTTCTATTTTATCATGCATGCGAAAAAACGGTAGACAGGAATTTTGCATTTCGAAGCGGCAACCGGTAAACTAAAAAGCGGATGGAAACGAACGGCCGGACGTTGGTTGTTCGTTCCGCAGCTAAAGCAAAAAGAGAGGGGCGACGACGATGAAAACGACCGTCACGTGGAATGGAAACATGTCGTTTAGCGGCCAAAGCGCTTCCGGTGTGACGATCCCGATGGATGCCGCGAAGGACGTCGGCGGCAACGATTCAGGCGCTCGGCCGATGGAGTTGTTGCTTCACGGGTTGGCGGGCTGCACCGGCATCGACATCATGTTGATCTTGCGAAAAATGCGCCTTGATGTCCGTGCGTTCTCGATGGAAGTGGAAGGGACGCGGGCTGAAGACCACCCGAAGCGGTTTACGAACATTCATATCCATTACGCCCTTGAAGGCGATTTGCCGGAAGAAAAAGTCATCCGCGCCATTCGGCTGTCAAAAGAAAAGTATTGTTCCGTCTCCCATTCATTAAACGCCGCCATTACGGCGAGCTATTCGATTAACGGCGTTCGCGGGAAGGAGACGATCTAAACAGGAGGCGGTTTGGCCGTTTTGCGCGTTAGCGCGAAGACGGTCTGACCCGTCGCGCCGGCTTATATGGTGAAAGGGATTGAACGGCTTATCCCTGTGAGTTTGAAAAAAGGTGTTTCGCTAAGTTAGGCGAAGCACCTTTTCTTTATTAGCTTAGAACGGATAGCGGCGATAGACCGTTTGGATGGACACCCATTTCGTGATCGTAAATTCATCGACCACCCACGGATTGCCAAAGCGGCCGACGCCGCTCGCCTTTGTGCCGCCGAATGGCACGGTCGGGCTGTCGTTGACCGTTTGGTCGTTAATGTGTGTCATTCCGCTTTCAATGCGAAGGGCAAGCTGCTCGCCTTCGGTCACATCCTCGGTGAAAATAGCCGAACTTAGTCCGTATTCTGTATCGTTGGCCATCGCAATCGCTTCTTCGTCGGAGCGGGCTTTCATGATGGTCGCGATCGGTGCGAACAGCTCCGTTTGTGCCAGTTTGCTTCGGTTGTCGACATCAATAAAGACAGTCGGTGTCAACACGTTGCCGACCCGCCTTCCCTCGAGCGCTACTGCGGAAAATTAAACGGTGAAATCGATGTGATTACGCCGAGCGGCAAGCGGTACACGCGGTTGATTTTTCCTTCGATTTCCGACGGCAACTCTTTCACTTTGGTCAATTCATCAACCATCTGGACGGCCTCTTCGACAAGTCCAATCGACAAATCAAGTTCCACATTGGCTTTAATCATGCTTCCACCTGTTTCGCGGGCAATGAGGTCGACGATTTCGCTGCGGTGGGCGCGCAAGTAATCCGCCGCTTTGCGAAGCACTGCTTTTTTCGTTGCTGCCGGCGTTTTCGCCCATTCCTTTTGCGCCTGTTCGGCCGTCAAAAAAGCGTCGGCCAATTGCTCCTTCGTCGCTAGGCGAATAGAGGCGATGAGCGAGCCGTCAAACGGATTGATATTGTCATATGTGCGGCCGCTTTTCCCTTCCGTCCATTCGCCGTTGATAAAACTTCGGTTCCATTGTTCAAACGATGTCATTGCATTCACCTCCACCGTATATTGTTCGACGTTTTCTTAGCGCTATACCCGGCCTGTGAAAATTTTCTATTTTTCCAATTTACAAAGACTTTACAAAAACAAATCCTTTTGTCCCTATTATTCTACTTATTCAAAAGATATAATCGGGAGGTGAAGGGAATTTCCATAGGGAAGGAGAGGAAACGATGAAGCGTTCGGAACGATGGGGAAAACGGATGTTGTCGGCATTGGCGGCAGCTGCTGTATTGGCCGCAACGCCGGTTGGGGCGGCAGGAGCGGAAAAGGGCGCCGTAG
Proteins encoded in this region:
- a CDS encoding SGNH/GDSL hydrolase family protein yields the protein MKRWGWLIAVGLFLAGCTAFSTGGKPERPHEAAVTPSEAKPLPKDIHLVALGDSLTEGVGDGEGKGGYVGRLVPLLAAEDRVRTVTVANFGKRGRRLAELEPVVAAHQGEIGRADLILLTIGGNDVMNVVRSHFFDLSYERFAKESKAFADRLDHLLISLRIANPDAVIVLVGLYNPFSTTLPNIPEIDDVIADWNKTSAAVLSRYDRTIFVDIQDIFADRDELLHRDEFHPNAAGYEQIAVRVYYALNERKAWWVN
- a CDS encoding YpmS family protein, whose product is MNWKRAFWLLAVVNAAILILAVVWLFQPSPPVKRPVRPHVEGASFTVYSKKAHLNAVINDYLAEKTKDHPLQYNVWLADRVFVSSEIPMFGRNVELVVSFMPKVVKGGNVELIEPAISLGDWKLPVTYVLRYLQKHAPLPDEVVIDPERARVYVALDDIRFGNGYQVAAKKIDLAADEIVFTLTIPTRQR
- a CDS encoding RsmF rRNA methyltransferase first C-terminal domain-containing protein; this encodes MLPERFVEKMNLLLQDEADEFLAVYKEEKANGLRANPLKINPDSWAKTAPFSLTPVPFCPTGFYYGPDEQPGKHPYHAAGLYYIQEPSAMAVAEALRPAPGETVLDLCAAPGGKTTQLGAMMENKGLLVANEIHPKRVKALAENVERLGLTNTVVVNETPEALAERFPGFFDKILVDAPCSGEGMFRKEEEAASFWSQAYVEECAARQRRILQSAYAMLKEGGILVYSTCTFSPEENEQTIEWLLETYDDLRMMPIAKTGGMEPGRPEWTKTNRAELEHAVRLWPHRIKGEGHFIAKLQKQRPTPLWNGRWGKANAPKAAVRLYRQFEQTALRIERHGTIVSFGSHLAMLPERCPDWSGLKVIRAGLHLGEVKKERFEPNHALALALKTDEVNHVLDLSSTSREITQYWRGETLPTGGDRGWLLVAVDGHPFAWGKEVKGTVKNFYPKGLRRL
- the plsY gene encoding glycerol-3-phosphate 1-O-acyltransferase PlsY gives rise to the protein MTALILLIAYLLGSIPFALLVGKVGYGIDIREHGSGNLGGTNTFRVLGAKAGTIVILGDMLKGTLAASLPMFFSVPVHPLAAGAVAVVGHMYPVFAKFRGGKAVATSAGVVLFYSPLFFLTLIAIFLVVLALSRYVSLSSMATALYAAVYTILFTDDIPLTAAVWLLASFIVYRHRANIKRIWNKTEPKIKWPGGRS
- a CDS encoding OsmC family protein translates to MKTTVTWNGNMSFSGQSASGVTIPMDAAKDVGGNDSGARPMELLLHGLAGCTGIDIMLILRKMRLDVRAFSMEVEGTRAEDHPKRFTNIHIHYALEGDLPEEKVIRAIRLSKEKYCSVSHSLNAAITASYSINGVRGKETI